The following are from one region of the Fibrobacter sp. genome:
- a CDS encoding GAF domain-containing protein, with product MGSLICISGEIQQRDLDLLREVAGIHGFTVTVMSRDGIQGKRFEEDLPRGFFSFLPPSPDLILELFANLLLGSGECLPLFQRVGDEVPSFINKMPILGVFETPLTKAAVCSMLLAIVRSDAVNERNKAMVSAIVKYRNEKLDLVRIGTALSSENDLQKLLELILSTCREILCADAGSIYIRERKEHGGAFSDTLSFKVAQNDSADLGRMPEYSVPINCNYIAGYVALTARSLNIDDVERLDESVPYRAGRALMEKTGYRIKSMLTIPLKNHDGEVVGVLQLINRKNAPSVRLDKANTDQMVRSFSLSDEEFVQSVASQAAVSIERAQLYENIKALFEGFLGSSIAAIDERDRVTSGHSKRVMGFVNAFLDAAEKDPLCPYYELASSPDRRKQFQFAALLHDIGKIGVPEYLLTKENKLGQGEFESIMSRMDYVELLLALKPSNAPGWSSIEEVERDRELLKQVNECGRLSDELYRRLDELKQKIYITIQGQKKEFLSQDEWNKLSVRSGNLTPEERELINSHAVSTFRILSKIPWTGNLARIPEIAAQHHERTDGSGYPGKLTGDKILVESRILAVIDIYEALVAQDRPYKPRTSLKKALQILREEADRNHLDKNVVSFFIEKEIYRSPEKQSS from the coding sequence ATGGGCTCACTGATCTGTATTTCCGGAGAGATTCAGCAAAGGGATCTCGATCTCCTCAGAGAGGTTGCCGGAATCCATGGCTTTACCGTGACTGTAATGAGCAGAGATGGCATTCAGGGAAAGAGATTCGAGGAAGATCTGCCAAGAGGATTTTTTTCCTTTCTGCCGCCTTCACCGGATCTGATCCTTGAGCTCTTCGCGAATCTTCTGCTTGGTTCCGGAGAATGCCTTCCTTTGTTTCAAAGGGTAGGAGATGAGGTTCCCTCTTTTATAAATAAGATGCCTATTCTGGGTGTATTTGAGACTCCACTTACAAAAGCGGCAGTCTGCAGCATGCTTCTGGCTATTGTCAGAAGCGATGCTGTAAATGAGCGGAACAAAGCGATGGTTTCCGCAATTGTCAAATACCGTAATGAGAAACTGGATCTGGTGCGTATCGGGACAGCACTGTCAAGTGAAAATGATCTTCAGAAACTTCTGGAACTCATCCTTTCCACATGCAGAGAGATTCTATGTGCTGATGCCGGAAGTATTTACATAAGGGAGAGGAAGGAGCACGGTGGAGCCTTCAGCGACACTCTTTCCTTCAAAGTCGCTCAGAACGATTCTGCGGATCTTGGCAGGATGCCTGAGTATTCGGTTCCGATCAACTGTAACTATATCGCCGGTTATGTGGCGCTTACCGCAAGATCACTTAATATCGATGATGTAGAAAGGCTTGATGAATCGGTTCCTTACCGGGCCGGCAGGGCATTGATGGAAAAGACCGGCTACCGTATCAAATCGATGCTTACTATCCCTCTTAAGAATCACGATGGTGAAGTGGTCGGAGTGCTCCAATTGATAAACCGGAAAAATGCCCCCTCAGTAAGACTCGATAAAGCAAATACGGATCAGATGGTGAGGTCGTTTTCTCTTTCTGATGAGGAGTTTGTGCAATCTGTTGCATCACAGGCCGCTGTATCGATTGAGCGGGCACAGCTATATGAAAACATCAAAGCCCTCTTTGAGGGATTCCTGGGTTCATCGATAGCTGCCATTGATGAAAGGGACAGGGTAACATCGGGACATTCAAAGCGTGTGATGGGCTTTGTAAATGCTTTTCTTGATGCCGCGGAAAAGGATCCCTTATGTCCCTATTATGAACTGGCCAGTTCACCTGACAGGAGAAAGCAGTTTCAGTTTGCTGCATTGCTCCATGACATCGGAAAAATCGGAGTTCCTGAGTATTTATTAACAAAAGAGAACAAGCTCGGCCAGGGCGAATTTGAAAGCATTATGTCAAGAATGGATTATGTTGAACTTCTGCTTGCTCTCAAACCGTCGAATGCTCCGGGATGGAGTTCGATAGAGGAGGTGGAGAGGGACAGGGAGCTTCTCAAACAGGTTAACGAATGCGGGAGGCTAAGTGATGAGCTTTACAGGCGTCTTGATGAACTGAAGCAGAAAATTTATATCACAATTCAGGGGCAGAAAAAGGAGTTTCTCAGTCAAGATGAGTGGAATAAGCTCTCAGTCCGCTCCGGAAATCTGACTCCTGAGGAGCGTGAGCTGATCAATTCTCATGCTGTCTCTACGTTCCGTATTCTTTCAAAGATTCCCTGGACCGGTAATCTTGCGAGGATACCTGAGATAGCCGCACAGCACCATGAGCGTACTGACGGGTCCGGGTACCCGGGGAAACTGACAGGTGATAAGATACTTGTTGAAAGCAGGATTCTTGCCGTGATTGATATTTATGAGGCGCTTGTAGCTCAGGATCGTCCATACAAACCCCGGACCAGTCTGAAAAAGGCACTGCAGATACTCAGAGAGGAGGCCGATAGAAATCATCTGGACAAAAATGTGGTCTCATTCTTTATCGAAAAAGAGATCTACCGTTCACCTGAAAAACAGAGCAGTTGA
- the murB gene encoding UDP-N-acetylmuramate dehydrogenase has translation MKFLKNITLIDKNTFHVGGAAAYYLEPSAEKEIVEGFRMAADKGLPVWILGKGSNLLMSDKGWPGLVMNLSAGLSDVKWDGDSVEAGSGLALNLLVSQAVRSGNAGMEELAGIPGTIGGAVIMNAGAFNTCIADTLQSVRYFDFIKGEIVHVEASELDLGYRFCNLKYKPAVVLSAKFRFLSGKKPEELASRRQEILSGRKAKQPLDFPNCGSVFKRPPGNYAGHLIEKSGLKGMREGDMEISVKHANFIINRGQGTAAQARRLIIKAQKAVYEESGILLEPEVIFAGEFDEPLYSPPEKEK, from the coding sequence ATGAAATTTCTGAAAAACATAACATTGATAGATAAGAATACGTTTCATGTCGGAGGGGCTGCAGCTTACTATTTGGAGCCCTCAGCGGAAAAAGAGATAGTTGAGGGTTTCAGGATGGCAGCAGACAAGGGATTGCCTGTCTGGATCCTGGGCAAGGGATCGAACCTTCTGATGAGTGACAAAGGCTGGCCCGGTCTTGTGATGAATCTTTCGGCGGGTTTATCTGATGTCAAATGGGATGGAGATTCGGTCGAAGCGGGAAGTGGCCTGGCACTGAATTTACTGGTGAGTCAAGCCGTGCGTTCCGGGAATGCCGGAATGGAGGAACTCGCAGGGATACCCGGTACAATTGGCGGTGCAGTGATAATGAATGCAGGTGCATTCAATACCTGCATTGCAGATACCCTGCAGTCGGTAAGGTATTTTGATTTCATCAAGGGTGAAATTGTTCACGTGGAGGCATCAGAACTGGATCTGGGTTATCGTTTCTGCAATCTGAAATACAAACCTGCTGTGGTTCTCAGTGCGAAGTTCAGGTTTCTTTCCGGGAAAAAACCAGAAGAACTGGCCTCAAGACGTCAGGAGATACTGTCCGGGAGGAAAGCTAAACAACCGCTTGATTTTCCTAATTGCGGGAGTGTTTTCAAGCGTCCTCCGGGGAACTATGCCGGGCACCTTATTGAAAAGAGTGGTCTAAAGGGTATGCGGGAAGGAGACATGGAAATTTCTGTCAAGCATGCAAATTTTATTATAAACAGAGGGCAGGGAACAGCCGCTCAGGCGAGACGTCTCATTATAAAAGCGCAGAAAGCGGTATACGAAGAATCAGGCATACTTCTGGAACCGGAAGTGATTTTTGCAGGAGAATTTGATGAGCCATTATACAGCCCGCCCGAAAAGGAGAAATAA
- a CDS encoding MBL fold metallo-hydrolase, giving the protein MTVLINKFITGPIETNTWIVHNEQKDCLIVDPSSGCSEVTGFISDNGLNPQAILLTHAHFDHFIGIPEIQRIFGDIPVYAHPQEKILLTNAGYNGSIMIGNAITYDKDTVDVTVGKMRIGSFDLEVLFVPGHSPGGVAYKFGESLLCGDILFAGSIGRSDFPGCDGELLIRGIKEKILTLDENTVVYPGHGGRTTVGREKRENPYLKL; this is encoded by the coding sequence ATGACTGTCTTGATTAATAAATTTATCACCGGACCAATAGAGACCAACACGTGGATTGTCCATAATGAGCAGAAAGATTGCCTTATAGTAGATCCGTCATCAGGCTGCAGTGAGGTGACAGGTTTTATTTCAGATAACGGACTTAATCCACAGGCGATACTCCTTACTCATGCTCACTTCGATCATTTTATCGGGATCCCTGAAATTCAGCGGATATTCGGAGATATTCCTGTTTACGCACATCCCCAGGAGAAGATTCTGCTGACGAATGCAGGATACAACGGCTCAATAATGATTGGAAACGCGATTACCTATGACAAGGATACCGTGGATGTGACAGTGGGTAAGATGCGGATAGGGAGTTTTGATCTTGAGGTACTTTTTGTTCCAGGTCACTCTCCAGGTGGAGTCGCGTACAAATTTGGCGAATCTCTTCTATGCGGTGATATTCTGTTTGCTGGATCGATCGGTCGCAGTGATTTTCCAGGTTGTGACGGGGAACTGCTGATAAGGGGGATAAAGGAGAAAATTCTCACCCTGGATGAGAATACGGTGGTTTATCCTGGACATGGAGGCAGGACTACTGTAGGAAGAGAGAAGAGGGAAAATCCCTATCTTAAGTTATGA
- the xerD gene encoding site-specific tyrosine recombinase XerD — protein MSIKLPLLDTFLAYLRLERALSDNTAQSYRFDLQRLEGFLNQHRVKSLNTVTPDLLSKYIRVLYDIGFAATSIQRTVSSLRSYFAFAASEGEIERDPTELLETPRTTRYLPSVLTVDEVERIINVIDTEKRGGTRDRAMLETLYATGMRVSELSSFTFEQILWEEGLVRVLGKGSKERIVPVGEIAIHWIKEYIESERFFFAKPHSDSTVFLNVRGKAITRMGIWKIIRKYCEDAGISKEVSPHTFRHSFATHLLEGGADLRTVQEMLGHSNIVTTEIYTHVDREYLKEVHRSFHPRQKKRF, from the coding sequence ATGAGTATAAAACTGCCTCTTCTGGACACATTCCTTGCCTATTTGCGGCTGGAAAGAGCCCTGAGCGATAATACAGCTCAATCTTACCGGTTTGATCTTCAAAGGCTGGAGGGCTTTTTAAACCAGCATCGTGTAAAAAGCCTCAACACGGTTACACCGGATTTGCTTTCAAAGTATATAAGAGTTCTTTATGATATAGGTTTTGCCGCGACCTCTATCCAGCGGACAGTTTCTTCGCTAAGGAGCTACTTTGCTTTTGCAGCATCTGAGGGTGAAATTGAGAGAGACCCCACAGAGCTTCTTGAGACTCCCCGTACCACCAGGTACCTTCCGTCGGTTTTGACAGTTGATGAAGTCGAGAGAATAATCAATGTCATAGACACTGAAAAGAGGGGCGGAACAAGGGACAGGGCAATGTTAGAGACCCTCTATGCTACAGGAATGCGGGTTTCGGAACTCTCATCATTTACTTTTGAGCAAATTCTCTGGGAAGAGGGTCTGGTGAGGGTTTTGGGCAAGGGATCCAAGGAGAGGATTGTGCCTGTGGGAGAGATAGCTATTCACTGGATAAAAGAATACATCGAATCTGAACGGTTTTTCTTTGCGAAACCACACTCCGACAGCACAGTCTTTCTCAATGTTCGGGGAAAAGCAATAACCCGTATGGGGATCTGGAAGATAATCCGTAAATACTGCGAAGATGCTGGTATTAGTAAAGAGGTCTCACCGCATACCTTTCGCCATTCCTTTGCCACGCATCTTCTCGAGGGAGGAGCGGACCTGAGGACCGTTCAGGAGATGCTTGGTCATTCCAATATTGTTACAACTGAAATCTATACTCATGTTGACCGTGAGTATCTCAAAGAGGTTCATCGCAGCTTTCACCCAAGACAGAAAAAGAGATTCTGA